A stretch of the Calypte anna isolate BGI_N300 chromosome 21, bCalAnn1_v1.p, whole genome shotgun sequence genome encodes the following:
- the LOC115599481 gene encoding forkhead box protein D4-like 1, whose product MGDADPEEAAGNPAAEGLQKPPYSYVALIAMAIRDSPEQRLPLSGIYAYISGRFPYYRGGAQGWRNSVRHNLSLNPCFRRLPRRPGLSAPRRGADWALDPAFHDMFPGGDYRRRRRRCPRRPPAHPPLSPLSATPPPPPAVAVPWSLPLPPPPLPGCSHGPCPALALPRGCCCPELPGWAPTSFLGSPAWQLPGGTGTGAASRPAELELGVPGELGTKVPSVFP is encoded by the coding sequence ATGGGGGACGCGGACCCTGAGGAGGCGGCGGGCAACCCGGCAGCGGAGGGGCTGCAGAAGCCACCTTATTCCTACGTGGCTCTGATCGCCATGGCCATCCGCGACAGCCCCGAGCAGCGGCTGCCCCTCAGCGGTATCTACGCCTACATCTCCGGCCGCTTTCCCTACTATCGCGGCGGTGCCCAGGGTTGGCGGAACAGCGTCCGCCACAACCTCAGCCTCAACCCCTGCTTCCGCCGCCTCCCCCGCCGACCCGGGCTCTCAGCCCCCCGCCGCGGCGCCGATTGGGCGCTGGACCCCGCCTTCCACGACATGTTCCCGGGGGGCGACTatcgccgccgccgccgccgctgtCCCCGCCGACCCCCGGCCCATCCGCCACTCTCCCCGCTCTCCGCCACTCCCCCGCCTCCTCCCGCCGTCGCCGTCCCTTGGTCGCTGCCGCTGCCCCCGCCGCCGCTTCCCGGCTGCTCGCACGGGCCCTGCCCGGCCCTAGCGCTGCCCCGGGGGTGCTGCTGCCCCGAGCTGCCGGGCTGggctcccacctccttcctGGGGTCGCCCGCCTGGCAGCTGCCCGGCGGAACCGGGACCGGGGCGGCTTCGCGCCCCGCCGAGCTGGAGCTCGGGGTCCCCGGTGAGCTGGGGACGAAGGTGCCCTCCGTCTTCCCGTGA
- the TMEM201 gene encoding transmembrane protein 201 isoform X2 encodes MEHLNHVVSGATTFCDPTKPQQWVSSQILLCKKCNNHQTTKIKQLASFSPRDEGKYDEEIEVYKHHLEQTYKLCRPCQAAVEYYIKHQNRQLRALLLSHHFKRRETDKTYTQNLSSSFSSASVTTPAQVIFLRFLAFLSCAFLVLMALYGSGNPFSISAAVSAPVSSDPASLQNRTVTSSHANLENDTSVPVAGWQELLHLLPEKMVENLSAAWAYGKNHQVAVAVLGLFTCVLAMFLAGRIRLRRIDAFASVLWLIVMSLHVAERYLKTETPSWLDTAKFGTTSLCCLVGFTAAVATRKSSGHRRYRPRRYLSGDSISLFPNGTGTSFPSSATSVFVPTPPSIVHLTNQQLLRSPRRTSSSSLPGRLNRALSLGTIPSLARADSGYLFSGSRPASQSSQSKESPASEHFSLLSSSCAPSRIPSPAPSVAGSVTSSSGSLRYRRPLISPARLNLKGQKLLLFPSQNEALLTPTSSEEHTHSDSNIFATELSSFPKKNLGERGMHDMRSAVEGGSICSENSIKKEDHSSHSSTCLVDTTTKGEELASWRGHFGNSALRGLLAVSLTLNAIFTSAYVYRSLR; translated from the exons GGCAAATATGATGAGGAGATTGAGGTGTATAAACACCACCTGGAGCAGACCTACAAGCTGTGCCGTCCATGCCAGGCTGCTGTGGAGTATTACATCAAACATCAGAATCGGCAACTCCGGGCgctgctgctcagccaccaTTTCAAACGCCGTGAGACAGACAAGACCTATACTCAG AATTTGTCttcatccttctcttctgcttccGTAACCACACCAGCTCAGGTCATATTTCTGCGGTTCTTGGCCTTTCTCAGCTGTGCATTCCTGGTTCTGATGGCCTTGTATGGGTCAGGCAACCCCTTCTCAATCAGTGCAGCAGTCTCTGCCCCTGTCTCCTCTGATCCAGCATCCCTTCAGAACAGGACTGTCACCAGCTCACATGCAAACTTGGAAAATGACACTTCTGTGCCAGTGGcaggctggcaggagctgctccaccTGCTCCCAGAGAAGATGGTGGAAAACCTGAGTGCTGCATGGGCTTATGGGAAGAATCACCAGGTAGCAGTGGCTGTCCTTGGGCTGTTCACCTGCGTGTTGGCCATGTTCTTAGCTGGACGGATCAG GCTCCGGCGGATCGATGCGTTTGCTTCAGTCCTGTGGCTCATAGTGATGAGTCTGCACGTAGCTGAGAGGTACCTGAAGACAGAAACACCCAGCTGGCTTGACACAGCCAAGTTTGGCACCACCTCCTTGTGCTGCTTGGTGGGCTTCACTGCAGCAGTGGCAACACGGAAGTCATCGGGCCATCGGAGATACCGGCCCCGAAG GTACCTCTCTGGGGATTCGATCAGTCTCTTTCCCAACGGCACTGGGACTTCCTTCCCATCCTCTGCTACATCTGTCTTTGTCCCAACGCCACCCAGTATTGTCCACCTGACAAACCAACAGCTTCTCAGATCCCCACGCAGaacttcttcttcctcccttcctggTCGTCTCAACAGGGCACTCTCCCTGGGCACCATCCCCTCCTTGGCCAGAGCAG ATTCTGGCTACTTGTTCAGTGGAAGTCGACCAGCCTCACAGTCATCTCAGTCCAAGGAATCTCCAGCATCAG AACACTTCTCCCTGCTGTCCAGCAGCTGTGCTCCCTCCCGTATCCCCTCTCCAGCACCGTCCGTAGCCGGCTCTGTGACTTCCAGCTCAGGTTCCTTGCGGTACCGCCGGCCACTCATCAGCCCTGCCCGCCTGAACCTGAAAGGacagaaactgctgctttttccatctCAGAATGAAGCTCTGCTCACCCCAACTAGTTCAGAGGAGCACACCCACTCAGACAGCAACATCTTTGCCACCGAGTTGTCTTCCTTTCCAAAGAAGAACCTCGGCGAGCGGGGAATGCACG aTATGAGATCTGCTGTGGAAGGAGGGAGCATTTGCAGTgaaaattccattaaaaaggAGGATCATTCATCACACTCATCTACCTGTCTCGTTGACACAACTACCAAAGGGGAAGAATTGGCAAGCTGGCGAG GTCATTTTGGTAATTCTGCTCTTCGAGGTCTGCTGGCTGTGAGCCTGACTCTCAATGCCATCTTCACATCAGCCTATGTCTACCGGAGCCTGCGCTGA